The Macaca fascicularis isolate 582-1 chromosome 11, T2T-MFA8v1.1 genomic sequence GACAGGTTCgtcctggcgcagtggctcatgctataatcctagcactttgggaggctgaggcaggcggatcatctgaggccaggagtttgagaccagcccaacatggagaaaccccgtctctactaaaaaatacaaaaattagccaggcatagtggcggtcgtctgtaatcccagctacttgggagactgaggtagaagaatcgcttgaacccaggaagtggagatccCGGTgatctcagtgagctgagatcgcgcttctgcactctagcctgggcgacagagagagactctgtctcaaaaaataaaaattaaataaataaataaaaatttaaaaatcaactaaacTAGCCAGGTTCAAGGGTTGCTCTAGAATAACATTCTTCCTGGTTGTAATTGGCTGTACTTCGTGGGGTGGAGTCCAGGCAGCGCTTTGAGAAGTGTGTGCAGCCCAGGGCCTTTCTCACCAAGAGCTCAGACTGAGGCCTCCATGACCCCCGGGGAGCAGGAAGCCACTAAACCTCATCCTGGGTATGTTGAGACGGAAGGAAAGGCTGAGAACTGCAGATTTAGAGATTGCTAAGGCAAGGGAAggacatagaaaaagaaaaggaatcccGGCATCTTAGAGCCGGAGAGGATCTCACAGAGCTGTGCTCTCCAACACGGGAGACTCTGGCCACACGTGGCTATTGAAAATTGAAATATGACTGGGTCCAAAAGGAGATGGGCTGCCCATAGGAAGTGCACTGATCATCAAATcggatttttgtttttcttttttttgagtcgaagtctcgctctgtcgtccaggctggagtacagtggcgtgatctcggctcactgcaacctctgctcccaggttcaagtgattctcctgcctccgcctcctgagtagctgggattataggcacccaccaccacaccttgctcgtttttgtgtttttagtagagagcgggttttaccatgttggccaggctggtctcaaactcctgacctcaggtgatccacctgcctcaacctcccaaagtgctgggattacaggtgtgagccaccgcgcccagcctgattctgaacatttatttatttattttattttgttttttgagatggagtctcactctgtcgcccaggctggagtgcagtggtgccatctctgctcactgcaagctctgccttctgggttcacaccattctcctgcctcagcctcccaagtagctgggactacaggcgcccgccatcatgcccagctaacttttgttttgttttgttttgttttgagacggagtctcacgctgtcgcccaggctggagtgcagtggccggatctcagctcactgcaagctccgccttctgggtttgcaccattctccttcctcagcctcccgagtagctgggactacaggcgcccgccacctcacccggctatttttttgtattttttagtagagacggggtttcactgtgttagccaggatggtctcgatctcctgacctcatgatccacccatctcggcctcccaaagtgctgggattacaggcttgagccactgtgcccggcccccagctaacttttttgtatttttagtagagaccaggtttcaccatgttagccaggatggtcttgatctcctgacctcatgatccgccggccttgacctcccaaagtgctgggattacaggcgtgagtcaccgcgcccggtccTGAATATTtgttatgaaaaaaagaatgtataatatctcattgatttttttatgttggtTACATGTTGAAGTGCTATTTTGGGTTATTGTATAAAATTGtacttgtttcttttactttgtaACGTGGCTATTAGGAAACTTTAAATTGGAGTGTGGCTTGTAGTTGTGTCTCATAAGatacttttgttttgagacaggatcttgctctgtcacccagtgcagtgataacaaccatggctcactgcagcctcgaactcctggactcaagtgatcttcctgcctcatcctcctgtgtagctgggaccacagggacgcaccaccatgcccagctaacttattttttgtagagacagggtttcgccatgttgcccaggctggtcctgaactcctgggctcaagcaacctacctgccttagcctcccgaagtgctgggattacagggtgagccaccacacctgacctcacaATATACTTTCATTGGACCTCACTGTTATAGATCTAATCCAGTGTAGAATGATTTTTAAGTgcacactgataaaagaaataacattggccaggcacagtggctcacgcctataatcccagcactttgggaggcagagacaggtggatcacttgaggccaggagttcaaaaccaacctgtccaacatggtgaaacccccctctactaaaaatagaaaaattagccaggcgacgtggtgcacgcctgtaatcccagccactcaggaggctgagacacgagaattgcttgaacctgggagacggaggttgcagtgagccgagatcatgtcaccgcactccagcctgggcaacagaataagactctgtctcaaaaacaaaacaaaaactaaaacgttttggaactagatagaggtgatgattgcacaacattatgaatgtactaaatgtcacagaattgtccattttaaaatggctaattttacGTTTTAGTAAATTTCATCTCAATTTCTCTAAAAAGGTGAGTTGATCTTAAAGTATTACATATGAGGTACACAGGTGTGGGGGGGTGTTATGGTACAGGAAATAACAAAAACTTGAACACCCCTGTTGTAAGCCATCCCTCTTGAGGGAGTGGGGACTTTGAAAACCTGAGagaaggccaggtatggtggcgcgtgcctgtaatcccagcactttgggaggccgaggtgggtggatcacctgagattgggagttcgagaccagcctggccaacatggtgaaaccccatctctactaaaaatatgaaaaaattagccaggcgtggtggcgcacgcctgtaaccccagctactcgggagactgaggcaggagaagcacttgaacccagaggttgcagtgagccaagattgcagcattactctccagcctgagcaacaggagcgagactccatctcaaaaaaaaaacctgagagaaGCCCCTTGGTCCCAGCCTTTCTCTGACAGCAGCGGTGACAGGCTCAGCTGTCCTCAGAGTACAGCCCTGTCACTGGCCTTGCTCCTGTCTCAGGGCTGGGAAGACTGTTGATGTTGTCATTCCAAAGATCCCACCTGGATCAGGGAACATTCCCCACAGAAGGGTCAGCCGTACAGTGCCAGATTCTCCAGGAGAAATTCACCAAAGAAGTGGAGTCCCCTTGGGGACAGATTCAACTTGTATTGTCAGCCAGGAGCTGACGTGGCACTTCTGAGAAGAGGCGGGTGCACCTGCTGGCAGGTGCTTTGTGCACTTTTCAGACAGGTCAGGATCCAGCCTGTAGGCAAATTTACTTTTGCTTTGGCTTGTAAAACCGGACCTGCCCAGCCTTCATTCTTTCCCTGGAGAACGCCTAAGGCCCCGAAGCCCCTAAGGCCAGGAAGCCCAGCCTACTGATTTCCAGTGAGGCCACGAATCGCCTCCCTGGTTAGCAATTTGGTTTTCACTGCCTTGGGGGAGAGGGCCTGCCCTTGCTTGAGAGGAAGAACCTGGAAGGCTCGGCTCAGTCTCTTCTCTTGAAGAGAAGAGTGTGTGCGCAGAAGGGAGTAGAAAATGTTAGAGGTGTTTCATCTTCTTGACAAAATGACATTGTaagatgtgtgtatatgtttttaaaaatagtacataggggctgaacatggtggctcgctcctgtagTCCAgtacagggaggcagaggtgggagtatcgcttgaggtcaggagttccagaccagcctgggcagtgtagGAAGActtcatctgtacaaaaaaaaaaaaaaagaaattttaattagccaggcatggtgatgcatgcctatggttccagctacttgagaggctgaggtgggagacctcccttgagcctgggaagttgaggctacaagAAGCTGTGTtcatgcaactgtactccagcctgggcaacagagcaaggccctgtctcaaaaatatttatagactgggcgcagtggctcacgtctgtaatcccaacactttgggaggctgaagcaggtggatcacttgaggccaggagttggagaccagcctgaccaacatggtggaaccctgtctctactaaaaatacaaaaaaagtcaaccaggcatagtggcgcacacctgtaatcccagctactcaggaggctgaggcaggagaatcgcctgaacccaggaggctgaggttgcagtgagctgagatcacaccattgcactcaagtctgggtgatagaatgactccatctcaaaaaaataataataataaatatatatatatgtgtgtgtgtatatatacacatacacaatacatatatataatatatatatataacatgggGGTGTgagtatttgtatatatttgtatttcattaaCAGTAATGTAATCATTGTTTTTCAGACCTGCTTTTTTAAAGGCTGCAGAAAACTTCACTCTTTTGGTTAAGAACAACATCTGGTATCCCAAATTTAATTTCAGCAAGTAAGTGGTGGCCGCGTGTGTTGCGTGAGTTCACCAGGCTCTTGGAGAAACTTCtggctcttctctcttctctgaggTTTTCCTTGCTCTGATTTTCTGCTTCCTCTCGACTTTAGGAGGAATATCCTTCCCAACATCACCACTACCTACCTCAAGTCGTGCATTTATGACGCTAAAACAGATCCCTTCTGCCCCATATTCCGTCTTGGCAAAATAGTGGAGAATGCAGGACACAGCTTCCAGGACATGGCCGTGGAGGTGGGTGCGGGTCCTGGCTCTCCTGACCCAGCCCTGGAGGCATCTCGTGCCAGGCGCTGAGGAAAGCCTCACCATGTCTCTGCTGCTCAACCCCAGGGAGGCATCATGGGCATCCAGGTCAACTGGGACTGCAACCTGGACAgagccgcctccctctgcttgcccaGGTACTCCTTCCGCCGCCTCGATACACGGGATGTCGAGCACAACGTGTCTCCTGGCTACAATTTCAGGTGGGCGTGAGCTTGGACCCCTCGCTCATGTTGTGGGGGGTGCTGGGGCTGGGTACACGCCAGTGGGGGCACCCACGCCCGCTGAAGACTAGCACTCAGGCAGCACCCCAAGGACAGGCTGCTGGTCCCCCATCCAAGGCAGCAGGAAGGCCATGCTGGGAAAATGCGCTTAGTGGTGTCCTGCTCCGGGGCCATCCCAGCCCCCGAGAACCCTCCTTGCCCTTTCCTGCCACAAGAAACGTGTTAAGATAGTTCTTAGAGCAGCCAGGAGACGCTGGGGGCTTGAGCTTTCCAGTGCCAGCCTCAGCCATGACTTCCATTCACTGTCTCGAGGAGGGGATGATCCATGATCCTCCAGTCCAAAGGCCTctggggcctggcccaggaaTTGGTTTCTCAAAGGTTGAACCTGTGCCAGAATCTCCAGAGTGCAGGGGACACAGGTTTGAGGCCCCTGAAAGGCCTTGCTTGGTTCCCTGCTGCAAATGCTGGCATCTCGGTATCCTGGGGTAGTTGTAAGCAAGTCCCACAAACAGTGGCTTGCAACAACAGGACTTGATtctctcgcagttctggaggccacaACCTAAAATCCAGGCGTCAGCGGGGCCATGCTCGCTCTGAAGGCTCTGGAGAGAGTCCTTACTtgtctctcccagcttctggtagcccacggcgttccttggcttgtggacgCATCACTCCAGTACTCTGCCTCTGCCATCATGAGGCCTTCTGccctgtgtgtgtcttttcttcttgtaaggacaGCAGTCACTGAATTTAGGGCCCagcctactccagtatgacctcatctgcCAAGACCAAATTACGTCTGCCAagatcttatttccaaataaggtcacactccTAGGCTTCAGGTagatgtgaattttgggggacacactGTTCAACCCACTACAGCTGATGATCTCATGACAGGGTCTTATTGCCACTTCCTTGAGGCAGCAGAATCTGTAGCCAGGTACATTTCCACATACCCTTTGTTGCATTTTTCACACTCCTTAAAAAAGAGGccctccaggctgggcgcagtgactcatgcctataatcctagcactttgggaggccaaggcaggcagatcacctgaggtcgggagttcaagaccagcctggacagagcCGCCTCCCTCTTACAAGCATGGATTAAATAACACCCTGATAACACTTGTGTGGGGCTAGAATATTGAACGtagccagcatggcaaaaccccatctctactaaaaaaaaaaaaatacaaaaattagctgggcatgatggcacatgcctgtaattccagctacttgggaggctgaggcgggagaatcacttgagccagggaggcagaggttgcagtgagccaagatcgcaccactgcactccagcccctgtGACAAAGCAAGTCTcagtctcaggggaaaaaaaaaaaaagaggccctGCAACGACCTTTCTGGGCGCGTTCAGTGGCGCTTTGGGCTGCACTTGCCTCCCTCTAGTGGTGACATGTGGAATCCGATCCATACGGGATCCTAAGACCTCTGTAATTGTGGGATCTGCTGTCCTTTTGAAACTTCTGGCTCACTGAGTAAAGCAggtatttgaatttttcttttctaacagttAGATTTGTGTTATTCCATCTCTGGATGTCACATACTTCTTGTGGAAACCTCAAGCTTAGGTCAGAGCCCTAAAACAGAAAGACCTCAGGATGCCTATCCCCTGACCTCGGCCAGCACCAGGCCCTGCCTGTCTCCCAGGCCTGGCCCATGGCATGGAAGTTGTGGGCCAGATAAAGCATGGACCGAGGATGTGGGCCGAGGCTCCTGGTGGATCCCTGGAGAACATGGGGTAGCAGATGGTATGTCTTGATGGTTCTTCACCAACCATCCATCCCCTGCTCACGCGTGTGCGCACTCTCACTCactcgctctctctctttttttttaagggagtgacttgctctgtcccccaggttggagtgcagtggcgtgatctcagctcactgcaacctttacctcccgggttcaagcgattctcctgcctcagccttctgagtacctaggattacaggcacccgccaccacacccagctaattttttgtatttttattagagacggggtttctccatgttgaccaggctggtctcgagctcctcacctcaagtgatccacccacctcagcctcccaaaatgccagaattacaggtgtgagccaccacgcctggccatatatttttaaatggtcttATTGAGATGCAATTCACATGCCATAACATTCACCCATTTGAAGTGCAGAATTCATCGTTTTCACTATATTCACAGATAAGTGCAACCTTCACCACAgtccattttagaacatttccatcatctcaaaaagaaaccctgcacCCTTCTGTCATTCCCCTGCCCCTGGCAACAGtggtctactttctgtctctacagatgtgcctcttctgggcatttcatataaatagaatcaataTGTGGCCTTTCGTGTCTGGCTCCTTCCCCTTAGCCTGATGTTTTCAAGCTTCATACATGTTGTAGCCTGTGTCAGTACCTCGtctctttttatggccaaatattCTGTTGTTGACAGACAACGTTTTGTTCATCTCTTTATCTGTGTGACAAATCAGtggttcttgttgttgttgttcttcttgAAGACTATGTGCACAGAATCaatgtttctttgaaaaaaataaaaaagaaagccctgggtcaagagattgagatcatccaggccaatctggtgaaaccccgtctctattaaacaatccaaaaattagctgggcgtggtggcgggcacctgtagtcccagcacttgggaggctgaggcaagagaattgcttgaacccgggaggtggaggttgcagtgagctaagattggtgcccctacactccagcctggcaacagagggagagtctatctcaaaaaaaaaaaaaaaaaaaaaaaaaggccctgcACTGATGCTGTGTTTGGGGCTGGCTTAGTCCCCTCCTGCAATGCTGGCTGGTCACATTCTTACTGTTAGATGTTGGAGGCCAGGGTCCCTTGAGGGAGGCAGGTGGGATGTACCAAGTGGGATGTTGAGAGCAAACTGTTCACGTTCAGGAGGGGATGGTGGTGCTGGAgaacgaggtctccctgtgtccCTCCACCTCATGGGTCCCGCGTCTTCCTGCTTGCACAGCCCGCCTCAGCCAGGAGAGGCCCCAAGCCGCTCCAGCATCTGTTCAGCCAGCAGAGTGGACCATTCGCCCATGCCAGCTCCACTCTAACATCCTCTCCCAGGGCCCAAGGTCCTGCCCCAGCCATCTCCCCCGATCCATCCTCCTTCTCCTCAGGTTTGCCAAGTACTACAGAGACCCGGCTGGCAAGGAGCAGCGCACGCTCATCAAGGCCTACGGCATCCGCTTCGACATCATCGTGTTTGGGAAGGTAGCTCGCCACCACTGGCTCCCCTCCGTCACGCCCTGCAGGGACAAAGggcctctccctgcccctgcagaaacactttttttctttttctctgtcttggcAGGCAGGGAAATTTGACATCATCCCCACCATGATCAACATCGGCTCTGGCCTGGcactgctgggcatggtgagtGGGCTAGGCCCTGCCTTCACCCTCACGGTGAGGTGAGACCTTGGGCTGGgctcctggtcctggccctgggcCTGAGACCTCAGATGTGTTTCTAGACTTGACCCTCTGGCCTTCTTTCCCTTggcccccagccctcctcccaccttcccttcGCCAAGACCACACCCCTTGGGTCCCAGCCTTCTCCCAAGAGATGGGGGTGCCTTTCCATTCCGGTAAAGATTCCAGGCTTCTCAGGAAGGGGCACGCAAAGAATAAGAGGGgctgcaatcctggctcactctTACCCTGTGCTAAATTCAGGCGACCGTGCTGTGTGACATCATAGTCCTCTACTGCATGAAGAAAAGACTCTACTATCgggagaagaaatacaaatatgtgGAAGATTATGAGCAGGTACGCCCCTCCTGGCCCCCAGCAGGTGCAGGCCTCTTATCTCCCAGGTGCGGGAGCCCTGGGCGTGGGCCCGTCTGGGAGGCCATTCTGCAGAGGCTGGCGCCAGTGTGGCGCAGTGTCCCCCTGTTAACTCGGCTGTCCCGCCACTCAGCAGCTGCTCCATCACTAGGCCCGTACTTGATTGACTCTTTAAACCCAGCCTCGTTTCAATGAGCGATATCTCAAGTTGGTTATGATAATGCATGCTCTGAGAACGCCTGTGTGCACACACTACTTCAGTTCACCTTGTGGAACAGGAAAGGTTGGGTTCCAGGCCTGGGACCAACTTGAGAACCCCTGACAGTGAAGTTCCTGGAGCACACCGCCCTCCCGCCTGCCACAAGGGGTCCCAGGGGCACCTTGAACTGCTTGTGTCCTTCTTTGCAGGGTCTTGCTAGTGAGCTGGACCCATGAGGCCTACCCCACACCTGGGCTCTCCACGGCCCCATCGAAgaacagagaggaggaggagggagaaatggcCACCACATCACCCCAGAGAAAGTTCTGGAACCTGATTGAGTCTCCACAAGTACTCAGGGTTCCCCAGCAGCTCCTGTGTGTTGTGTGTAGGATCTGTTTGACCACTCGGCCCAGGAGGTCACCAATCTGTTCTTGGCTGGGTCAACTCTGTTATTCCCGCAACCTGG encodes the following:
- the P2RX4 gene encoding P2X purinoceptor 4 isoform X1, yielding MAGCCAALAAFLFEYDTPRIVLIRSRKVGLMNRAVQLLILAYVIGWVFVWEKGYQETDSVVSSVTTKVKGVAVTNTSKLGFRIWDVADYVIPAQQENSLFVMTNMILTMNQTQDLCPEIPDVTTVCKSDANCTAGSAGTHSNGVSTGRCVPFNRSVKTCEVAAWCPVEDDTHVPQPAFLKAAENFTLLVKNNIWYPKFNFSKRNILPNITTTYLKSCIYDAKTDPFCPIFRLGKIVENAGHSFQDMAVEGGIMGIQVNWDCNLDRAASLCLPRYSFRRLDTRDVEHNVSPGYNFRFAKYYRDPAGKEQRTLIKAYGIRFDIIVFGKAGKFDIIPTMINIGSGLALLGMATVLCDIIVLYCMKKRLYYREKKYKYVEDYEQGLASELDP
- the P2RX4 gene encoding P2X purinoceptor 4 isoform X2, whose translation is MMTALLAGRADWAGLRAGTGTQTGSGTGSRRCGHGGLLRRAGGLPVRVRHAAHRAHPQPQSGAHEPRRAAAHPGLRHRQENSLFVMTNMILTMNQTQDLCPEIPDVTTVCKSDANCTAGSAGTHSNGVSTGRCVPFNRSVKTCEVAAWCPVEDDTHVPQPAFLKAAENFTLLVKNNIWYPKFNFSKRNILPNITTTYLKSCIYDAKTDPFCPIFRLGKIVENAGHSFQDMAVEGGIMGIQVNWDCNLDRAASLCLPRYSFRRLDTRDVEHNVSPGYNFRFAKYYRDPAGKEQRTLIKAYGIRFDIIVFGKAGKFDIIPTMINIGSGLALLGMATVLCDIIVLYCMKKRLYYREKKYKYVEDYEQGLASELDP
- the P2RX4 gene encoding P2X purinoceptor 4 isoform X5; translation: MAGCCAALAAFLFEYDTPRIVLIRSRKVGLMNRAVQLLILAYVIGRNILPNITTTYLKSCIYDAKTDPFCPIFRLGKIVENAGHSFQDMAVEGGIMGIQVNWDCNLDRAASLCLPRYSFRRLDTRDVEHNVSPGYNFRFAKYYRDPAGKEQRTLIKAYGIRFDIIVFGKAGKFDIIPTMINIGSGLALLGMATVLCDIIVLYCMKKRLYYREKKYKYVEDYEQGLASELDP
- the P2RX4 gene encoding P2X purinoceptor 4 isoform X4, with the protein product MAGCCAALAAFLFEYDTPRIVLIRSRKVGLMNRAVQLLILAYVIGPAFLKAAENFTLLVKNNIWYPKFNFSKRNILPNITTTYLKSCIYDAKTDPFCPIFRLGKIVENAGHSFQDMAVEGGIMGIQVNWDCNLDRAASLCLPRYSFRRLDTRDVEHNVSPGYNFRFAKYYRDPAGKEQRTLIKAYGIRFDIIVFGKAGKFDIIPTMINIGSGLALLGMATVLCDIIVLYCMKKRLYYREKKYKYVEDYEQGLASELDP
- the P2RX4 gene encoding P2X purinoceptor 4 isoform X3, whose protein sequence is MAGCCAALAAFLFEYDTPRIVLIRSRKVGLMNRAVQLLILAYVIGWVFVWEKGYQETDSVVSSVTTKVKGVAVTNTSKLGFRIWDVADYVIPAQQENSLFVMTNMILTMNQTQDLCPEIPDVTTVCKSDANCTAGSAGTHSNGVSTGRCVPFNRSVKTCEVAAWCPVEDDTHVPQRNILPNITTTYLKSCIYDAKTDPFCPIFRLGKIVENAGHSFQDMAVEGGIMGIQVNWDCNLDRAASLCLPRYSFRRLDTRDVEHNVSPGYNFRFAKYYRDPAGKEQRTLIKAYGIRFDIIVFGKAGKFDIIPTMINIGSGLALLGMATVLCDIIVLYCMKKRLYYREKKYKYVEDYEQGLASELDP